The DNA sequence TAACACAAACCGACATAGAAATGCAAGTGTTTTTTTATTTTCTTAACAATGATTTTTTAACATAATAGATAAACTCTTTATTATTCTTGGTTCGGACGAATAATTTCAGTACATCCTCCAGCATATCCTCTGCCTTATTGCCGGATAAGATCTTATGAAGTGCATATACAACTTCCTGTTCTTCCGGTGATAATAACAGATCATCCCGTCTGGTACTGGATTTTGCAATGTCGATTGCAGGGAAGATTCTCTTTTCTGCGAGCTTCCGGTCAAGCACCAGTTCCATATTACCGGTTCCTTTGAATTCCTCGAATACAACATCATCCATCTTGCTTCCTGTCTCAACCAGCGCTGTCGCAAGGATCGTAAGACTTCCACCCTCACGCATATTACGGGCAGCACCAAAGAATTTCTTCGGCATATGTAACGCCGCAGGATCAAGACCACCGGATAAGGTTCTTCCACTTGGTGGAACTGTAAGGTTGTACGCTCTTGCAAGTCTTGTAATACTGTCTAATAAGATCACGACATCTTTCTTCTGCTCTACCAGTCGTTTTGCACGTTCGATCACCATTTCCGATACACGCTTATGATGCTCCGGCAGCTCATCAAATGTCGAATAAATAACTTCTACATTTGGTCCCTCTATGGATTCCCTGATATCCGTTACTTCCTCCGGTCTTTCATCGATCAGAAGTACAAGCAGATGGATCTCACTATATCTGGTACTGATGCATTTTGCAATCTGTTTGAGTAATGTCGTCTTACCTGTCTTTGGTGGGGAAACAATCATTCCACGCTGTCCTTTACCGATCGGTGATAACAGATCGATCATACGGATCGGAATCGGACTGTCTTCTCCATCCATATTGATGCGTTCATTTGGAAAGATTGGTGTCAGATCTTCAAATGCTTTTCTTCCTGCTATACTTGCAGGGCTTTCTCCATTTACAGAAGCCACATATAATAATGCACCAAACTTCTCTCCCTGCGTCTTTACACGGATATTTCCGGTTATGATATCTCCGGTCTTAAGTCCAAATCTACGGATCTGCGCCGGTGACACATAGATATCCTGATCTCCCGGCAGATAATTTGCACTTCTTATAAAACCATAGCCTTCCTGCATTACCTCCAGAATTCCATGTGCCATCTTGCCACTGTCAAGCTCCGGTCCGTTTGATTCCTGCTGAGAAAGCGAGTTCTCCTGTCTGTTCTCAGATTTTATCTCCGTTCTTACCTCTGTATCAAAGCCCGGATTTCTTTCTTCCATAACCGGCTTTTCATAAGTCTCTTTCTTATCCGTTATTGCAGTTTTTTCATAAGCTGTCTTCTTGTCTGCCATCACAGATTTTTCAACAGCCGTCTTTTCCGTATTAACTTCCTGCTTTGTCTGTTCAGCTACAACCTGCTTGTTCTCCTGATCAGTGTCTTTTCTTGCGTTATTCGTATTTGATATATTACTTGCACGATTCAAATTATTATTTCTGTTATTATTTCCCTGTGACCGATGATCACGTTCCTGCCTTTTACCGTTCCGATTGGTCTGTCGTCCGGCATTATTTCTGTGCTGTCTTCTACCGGCTTCTCCGGATTTCTGACTATTCTCAGATTTGTTTCTGTCTGATTTTTTTACTACATCTGCCTCTGATTTTTCCTGCTGTTCTGTCGCTTCCGCATTCTTTACCTGCACAGTTTGGTCCGGGCTTGCGGATTTATCCGTATGCTCTGTTTTCCCTTTTTTCTGTGTTTTTCCCGGCCTTCTTTTCTTTTCTGCATCGGCTTTTTGTGGTTTAGCTTCGTTTATTTCTGCTGTATGATCTGTTTCACCATTATAATTCTTCTCAAGGAATTCGATCAGGGCAGATTTGCGGAGTGCTGATACACCCTTTATCTTATGTTCCTTTACGAATTGCTTCAATTCATCTAATGATGCATTTTTAAAATCCATCTTCTACTCCTTCCGATTTTATCCATTCTATTCAATTCAAATATTATTTGGGAAATATTGTTATCGTAATGAATTCTCTTCGAAACAGGCATATCAAATACTATATATGATTACCTGTGCATCCTGTCATGTCGATATCCGGATGCCATGTGATCGTTTAAATTGATAGACTTAGTATAGCATAAAAAACAATTTTGTAAATCTTTTTCTTTTACAGGAATATTACTACATTTCTTTTGTAGAATATTCTTATATAGAAATATTACTTCATTGATTTTATGCTTTTCTTGTGGTACATTTATTCTTACAAAATATACAAAGGATATTATATGAATACAGATTCTATCGTCTTATACAAATTAATTATATTATACATGCTGGATCGGGTGGATTTCACTCTGACTAATTCTCAGATTTCAGATTTTGTTCTGACAAAAGGATATACGAACTACTTCACACTTCAGGAAGCCATCAACGGGCTGATCGAGTGTGATTTTGTCTGTGTATCCATGATACGGTCATCTTCCCACTACAAGATTACAGATAAAGGGGAAGAAGCCTTAAGTATGTTCGAAAATCGTATCCCGTATGCGATCAAGCAGGACATTCTCGACTATTTTGATAATCAGAAGATCAATCTGAAAAACGAATCCGAAATCTATGCAGATTACTCTCTGAATGACTATGGCGAATATTCCGTTAAATGCATTATAAAAGATCGCAAGGAAACCCTTGTCGACCTGAAATTCAACGTACCGACAAAAACGCACGCCATAGCTATCTGCGATAACTGGCGTGCGAAAAGTGCCGAAGTATATGACTATCTCATCAATACTCTCTGGCTGTATTCTGATAATAAGGATGAAAAACAATCCTGATCATTTATATGTATTTCTGTAATACATATAAATGATTTTTTATTTCTCTGATCATATATTATTCAAATTCAGGTTCTGATTCTGCGATCCGGTCTTCGATCAACTGCAGAATCTCTTCTTTCCCCTGCTTGGTCTGTGCCGAAAACGGAATTATAATTGTTCCCTCTACAGGCTGGATCTTCTGTCTGATGATCTTTAAATTCTTCTGAATCTGGCTTCTCTTGATCTTATCAAGCTTTGTCGCAATAATTACCGGTTCGTATCCATTTTTTACGATCCAGTCATACATGATACAATCATTTTCCGATGGCTCATGTCGAATATCGATCAACAGAAAAACCAGTCTCAGTTGCTTTGAGGTATGCAGATACCGTTCTACCATCTTACCCCATTTTGCACGGATCTCTACGGATACCTGTGCATAGCCATATCCGGGAAGATCGACAAAATACAGATCATGATTAATATTATAATAATTGATCGTCTGTGTCTTACCGGGCTGTGACGATGTTCTGGCAAGTGACTTACGATTTAATAAACCGTTGATCAGTGAGGATTTCCCTACATTGGACTTACCGGCAAATGCAATCTCCGGCATCTCTGTCTCCGGAAGTGTACTTGTAATTCCACATACTGTTTCAAGTTCAGCACTCTTAATTATCATTTCTTTTCTCCTTTTGCAAGTGCGAGGTTCAGCACCTGTTCCATTGTTTTCACACAGGTAATATCCAGTCCGTCTGTGATCTCTGTACTGATATCGTTAAGATCTCTGCGGTTCATCTCAGGGATCAGCACCTTCTTAATACCGATCGTTTTTGCTGCCAAAAGCTTTTCTTTTAAACCACCGATCGGAAGTACGCTTCCTCTCAGGGTGATCTCTCCTGTCATCGCAAGATCTCCCCTTACCGGCTTATTAAATATCGCAGAATAAATGGCGGTTGCCATCGTGATTCCCGCCGAAGGGCCATCCTTTGGAACTGCTCCTTCCGGAATATGAATGTGAATATCATGCTTTTCAAAATAATCTTCACCAAGTGTCTCTGATTCCTTCATCGTACGGATATACGATAAACCTGTAACAGCCGACTC is a window from the Lachnospiraceae bacterium GAM79 genome containing:
- the rho gene encoding transcription termination factor Rho, encoding MDFKNASLDELKQFVKEHKIKGVSALRKSALIEFLEKNYNGETDHTAEINEAKPQKADAEKKRRPGKTQKKGKTEHTDKSASPDQTVQVKNAEATEQQEKSEADVVKKSDRNKSENSQKSGEAGRRQHRNNAGRQTNRNGKRQERDHRSQGNNNRNNNLNRASNISNTNNARKDTDQENKQVVAEQTKQEVNTEKTAVEKSVMADKKTAYEKTAITDKKETYEKPVMEERNPGFDTEVRTEIKSENRQENSLSQQESNGPELDSGKMAHGILEVMQEGYGFIRSANYLPGDQDIYVSPAQIRRFGLKTGDIITGNIRVKTQGEKFGALLYVASVNGESPASIAGRKAFEDLTPIFPNERINMDGEDSPIPIRMIDLLSPIGKGQRGMIVSPPKTGKTTLLKQIAKCISTRYSEIHLLVLLIDERPEEVTDIRESIEGPNVEVIYSTFDELPEHHKRVSEMVIERAKRLVEQKKDVVILLDSITRLARAYNLTVPPSGRTLSGGLDPAALHMPKKFFGAARNMREGGSLTILATALVETGSKMDDVVFEEFKGTGNMELVLDRKLAEKRIFPAIDIAKSSTRRDDLLLSPEEQEVVYALHKILSGNKAEDMLEDVLKLFVRTKNNKEFIYYVKKSLLRK
- a CDS encoding DUF4364 family protein, producing the protein MNTDSIVLYKLIILYMLDRVDFTLTNSQISDFVLTKGYTNYFTLQEAINGLIECDFVCVSMIRSSSHYKITDKGEEALSMFENRIPYAIKQDILDYFDNQKINLKNESEIYADYSLNDYGEYSVKCIIKDRKETLVDLKFNVPTKTHAIAICDNWRAKSAEVYDYLINTLWLYSDNKDEKQS
- the yihA gene encoding ribosome biogenesis GTP-binding protein YihA/YsxC gives rise to the protein MIIKSAELETVCGITSTLPETEMPEIAFAGKSNVGKSSLINGLLNRKSLARTSSQPGKTQTINYYNINHDLYFVDLPGYGYAQVSVEIRAKWGKMVERYLHTSKQLRLVFLLIDIRHEPSENDCIMYDWIVKNGYEPVIIATKLDKIKRSQIQKNLKIIRQKIQPVEGTIIIPFSAQTKQGKEEILQLIEDRIAESEPEFE